Proteins from a genomic interval of Scatophagus argus isolate fScaArg1 chromosome 6, fScaArg1.pri, whole genome shotgun sequence:
- the angptl3 gene encoding angiopoietin-related protein 3 isoform X2, which translates to MFHHPGLDKKVMMKLFCLLLVLLSSTAAVPLESSDREEHTTLPSQVFTTSPNPTEAKSRFAMLDDVRLLANGLLQLGQSLREFVHKTKAQINDIFQKLNIFDRSFYQLSVVTSEIKEEEEELKKTTNFLKTNNEEIKNLSLEINSKINSILQERAQLQNKVGSLEERLKGLSQSMVPIDQLSEITTLKISYDSFQDTVDKPMDSDSAASDMFEYLTGNSTGLDTNDLPTDCSELFNKGEANSGIYVIKPNQSEPFNVYCEMGSDGSSTVIQRRVDGSVDFDQTWNNYERGFGDLEKDFWLGLKKIHSFAQQGAYILRIELEDWKEEKHWAEYHFSVEGPSKDYTLHVSHFSGDLPDAMANSTGMRFSTKDRNYDLHRSTNCTRNYTGGWWLKDCGEANLNGRYLWMKPKGRSMRRKGIHWKPGTGPSIYLKMTKISIRPAETSN; encoded by the exons ATGTTCCACCACCCAGGACTGGACAAGAAAGTCATGATGAAGCTGTTTTGCCTGTTGCTGGTGCTACTTAGTTCCACTGCTGCTGTCCCCCTGGAGTCCTCAGATAGAGAAGAGCACACCACTCTACCTTCCCAGGTCTTTACCACATCACCAAACCCAACCGAGGCAAAGTCCCGCTTTGCCATGCTGGATGATGTTCGTCTACTTGCAAACGGCCTCCTTCAGCTAGGCCAGAGTTTACGGGAGTTTGTCCACAAGACCAAAGCTCAAATCAATGATATCTTCCAAAAGTTGAACATTTTCGACCGCTCTTTTTACCAGCTCTCAGTGGTCACGTCAGAGAtcaaggaggaagaggaagagctgAAGAAGACCACCAATTTCCTAAAGACCAACAATGAAGAGATCAAGAACCTGTCGCTGGAAATCAACTCTAAGATCAACAGCATCCTGCAGGAGCGTGCACAGCTACAGAATAAGGTGGGAAGCCTCGAGGAGAGGCTGAAAGGACTGTCGCAGAGCATGGTTCCCATTGACCAACTTAGTGAAATTACAACACTCAAG ATAAGCTATGACAGCTTTCAGGATACAGTTGATAAGCCAATGGATTCAGACTCTGCAGCTTCTGATATGTTTGAATATTTGACAGGGAACTCAACTGGTCTGGACACAAATG acCTCCCCACGGACTGCAGTGAGCTGTTTAACAAAGGAGAGGCAAACAGTGGAATTTATGTTATCAAGCCAAACCAATCTGAGCCATTCAACGTTTACTGTGAAATGGGTTCAG ATGGCAGTTCAACAGTCATCCAACGTAGGGTCGATGGTTCGGTGGATTTTGACCAGACGTGGAACAATTATGAAAGAGGCTTTGGAGATCTGGAAA AGGACTTCTGGCTGGGCTTGAAGAAGATCCACAGCTTTGCTCAGCAGGGAGCTTACATCCTACGTATCGAATTGGAGGACTGGAAGGAAGAGAAGCACTGGGCTGAATATCACTTCTCAGTGGAAGGTCCCTCCAAGGACTACACCCTTCACGTCAGCCACTTCTCTGGTGACCTGCCTGATGCTATGGCCAACAGCACCGGCATGAGATTTtccacaaaagacagaaattatgACCTCCACCGAAGTACCAACTGCACTCGCAATTACACAG GTGGTTGGTGGCTCAAAGACTGTGGAGAGGCGAACCTTAACGGACGGTATCTGTGGATGAAGCCTAAAGGACGGTCTATGAGAAGGAAGGGCATTCACTGGAAACCAGGCACAGGTCCTTCAATTTACCTGAAGATGACCAAGATAAGCATACGACCAGCAGAAACCTCCAACTGA
- the atg4c gene encoding cysteine protease ATG4C — MDNKGSDEVEKLKTKFLSVWHNVKYSWALKSKTSFSRNSPVLLLGKCYHFKAEDDEGPTEASYEPSEDNFVMGNVEAFRKDFASRVWLTYREEFPPLPGSTLTSDCGWGCMLRAGQMMLAQALILHFLGREWTWSGALALQPLDTETWTTTAAKRLVASLEASLQGSPGPFDNRSEPVYQAHAAGSAEEADAHLKEMYHRTLVSWFGDSPSAQLGLHRLVCLGLTMGKQAGDWYGPAVVAHILKKAVEKAMDPGLAGITAYVSQDCTVYSADVIDNHRAPRPGQVSPERSDAPPSPQNDQPVSASTPSDSRAVIILIPVRLGGEKTNPEYFNFAKSILSLEYCIGIIGGKPKQACYFVGFQDDSLIYMDPHYCQSFVDVSTSDFPLQSYHCPSPKKMPFSKMDPSCTIGFYSRSAEDYERIRQELSKVLQPSAKEKYPAFTFVQGHSRDYDLSASLTTEKREWPFIRDPRRTVTTAGDFVLL, encoded by the exons ATGGACAATAAAGGGAGCGACGAGGTGGAAAAATTGAAGACAAAGTTCTTGTCAGTGTGGCACAATGTGAAGTACA GTTGGGCTCTGAAATCAAAGACCTCATTTAGTAGAAACTCCCCAGTGCTTCTCCTCGGAAAATGCTACCATTTCAAAGCTGAAG ATGATGAAGGTCCAACAGAAGCCAGCTATGAGCCCTCAGAAGACAACTTTGTCATGGGGAATGTGGAGGCTTTCCGCAAGGATTTTGCATCCCGAGTGTGGCTCACGTATAGGGAGGAGTTCCCCCCCCTGCCTGGCTCCACCCTGACCTCTGACTGTGGCTGGGGCTGCATGCTGAGAGCCGGGCAGATGATGCTGGCTCAGGCACTTATTCTTCACTTCTTGGGCAGAG AATGGACCTGGTCAGGGGCTCTGGCACTCCAGCCCTTAGACACAGAGACGTGGACTACCACCGCAGCCAAACGTCTTGTGGCCTCTTTGGAGGCCTCTCTGCAAGGTTCCCCAGGGCCCTTTGATAACAGATCAGAACCCGTGTACCAAGCCCATGCAGCGGGATCTGCAGAGGAGGCAGATGCACATTTGAAAGAGATGTACCACCGCACGCTGGTGTCCTGGTTTGGGGACAGCCCCTCGGCTCAGTTAGGCCTCCACAGGCTGGTCTGCTTGGGCCTGACAATGGGGAAGCAGGCAGGGGACTGGTACGGGCCTGCTGTGGTGGCACACATTCTCAA GAAAGCTGTCGAGAAAGCGATGGACCCTGGCTTGGCGGGTATAACTGCTTATGTCTCCCAGGACTGCACAG TGTACAGTGCTGATGTCATCGATAACCACAGGGCACCAAGACCAGGACAGGTCTCTCCGGAGAGGTCAGATGCCCCTCCATCCCCACAGAATGACCAACCAGTGTCTGCTTCCACCCCGTCAGACAGCCGAGCTGTCATCATCCTCATTCCTGTTCGGCTGGGAGGCGAGAAGACAAACCCTGAGTATTTTAACTTTGCAAAG AGCATACTGAGTCTGGAGTACTGCATAGGCATCATCGGAGGGAAGCCCAAACAGGCCTGCTACTTTGTAGGATTTCAAG ATGACAGCTTGATTTACATGGACCCTCATTACTGTCAGTCTTTTGTGGATGTCAGCACCAGCGATTTCCCTCTCCAG TCATATCATTGCCCCTCACCAAAGAAGATGCCTTTCAGCAAGATGGACCCAAGCTGCACCATAGGTTTCTACTCTAGAAGTGCTGAAGACTATGAGAGAATCAGACAAGAGCTGTCCAAG GTGCTGCAACCGTCAGCCAAGGAGAAATACCCTGCGTTCACTTTCGTACAAGGTCACAGTAGAGATTATGACCTGTCAGCCAGCCTGaccacagagaagagagaatgGCCTTTCATCCGTGACCCACGGAGGACAGTCACCACTGCAGGGGACTTTGTGCTGCTTTGA
- the angptl3 gene encoding angiopoietin-related protein 3 isoform X1, whose translation MFHHPGLDKKVMMKLFCLLLVLLSSTAAVPLESSDREEHTTLPSQVFTTSPNPTEAKSRFAMLDDVRLLANGLLQLGQSLREFVHKTKAQINDIFQKLNIFDRSFYQLSVVTSEIKEEEEELKKTTNFLKTNNEEIKNLSLEINSKINSILQERAQLQNKVGSLEERLKGLSQSMVPIDQLSEITTLKEVIEAQEKTITSLLTAVREQHDQLDHQKIKIKNLEEKISYDSFQDTVDKPMDSDSAASDMFEYLTGNSTGLDTNDLPTDCSELFNKGEANSGIYVIKPNQSEPFNVYCEMGSDGSSTVIQRRVDGSVDFDQTWNNYERGFGDLEKDFWLGLKKIHSFAQQGAYILRIELEDWKEEKHWAEYHFSVEGPSKDYTLHVSHFSGDLPDAMANSTGMRFSTKDRNYDLHRSTNCTRNYTGGWWLKDCGEANLNGRYLWMKPKGRSMRRKGIHWKPGTGPSIYLKMTKISIRPAETSN comes from the exons ATGTTCCACCACCCAGGACTGGACAAGAAAGTCATGATGAAGCTGTTTTGCCTGTTGCTGGTGCTACTTAGTTCCACTGCTGCTGTCCCCCTGGAGTCCTCAGATAGAGAAGAGCACACCACTCTACCTTCCCAGGTCTTTACCACATCACCAAACCCAACCGAGGCAAAGTCCCGCTTTGCCATGCTGGATGATGTTCGTCTACTTGCAAACGGCCTCCTTCAGCTAGGCCAGAGTTTACGGGAGTTTGTCCACAAGACCAAAGCTCAAATCAATGATATCTTCCAAAAGTTGAACATTTTCGACCGCTCTTTTTACCAGCTCTCAGTGGTCACGTCAGAGAtcaaggaggaagaggaagagctgAAGAAGACCACCAATTTCCTAAAGACCAACAATGAAGAGATCAAGAACCTGTCGCTGGAAATCAACTCTAAGATCAACAGCATCCTGCAGGAGCGTGCACAGCTACAGAATAAGGTGGGAAGCCTCGAGGAGAGGCTGAAAGGACTGTCGCAGAGCATGGTTCCCATTGACCAACTTAGTGAAATTACAACACTCAAG GAAGTGATTGAAGCTCAAGAGAAAACAATCACCAGCCTGCTGACAGCTGTGAGGGAGCAGCATGATCAGCTCGACCACCAGAAAATCAAGATTAAAAATCTAGAGGAAAAG ATAAGCTATGACAGCTTTCAGGATACAGTTGATAAGCCAATGGATTCAGACTCTGCAGCTTCTGATATGTTTGAATATTTGACAGGGAACTCAACTGGTCTGGACACAAATG acCTCCCCACGGACTGCAGTGAGCTGTTTAACAAAGGAGAGGCAAACAGTGGAATTTATGTTATCAAGCCAAACCAATCTGAGCCATTCAACGTTTACTGTGAAATGGGTTCAG ATGGCAGTTCAACAGTCATCCAACGTAGGGTCGATGGTTCGGTGGATTTTGACCAGACGTGGAACAATTATGAAAGAGGCTTTGGAGATCTGGAAA AGGACTTCTGGCTGGGCTTGAAGAAGATCCACAGCTTTGCTCAGCAGGGAGCTTACATCCTACGTATCGAATTGGAGGACTGGAAGGAAGAGAAGCACTGGGCTGAATATCACTTCTCAGTGGAAGGTCCCTCCAAGGACTACACCCTTCACGTCAGCCACTTCTCTGGTGACCTGCCTGATGCTATGGCCAACAGCACCGGCATGAGATTTtccacaaaagacagaaattatgACCTCCACCGAAGTACCAACTGCACTCGCAATTACACAG GTGGTTGGTGGCTCAAAGACTGTGGAGAGGCGAACCTTAACGGACGGTATCTGTGGATGAAGCCTAAAGGACGGTCTATGAGAAGGAAGGGCATTCACTGGAAACCAGGCACAGGTCCTTCAATTTACCTGAAGATGACCAAGATAAGCATACGACCAGCAGAAACCTCCAACTGA